Proteins from one Parasteatoda tepidariorum isolate YZ-2023 chromosome 4, CAS_Ptep_4.0, whole genome shotgun sequence genomic window:
- the LOC107438468 gene encoding uncharacterized protein isoform X2: MNIYHTMCHKCRKIKMWKELVFLAAIISVVYCQLCGDICSRSKCQKPVCEEGKVIKEKGGYCGCCDVCVPESKENCIPIVILGLPQCIYINRQTTTPNPVHTRLKRQKPFCPGSQFGAICRID, encoded by the exons ATGAATATATATCACACAATGTGTCATAAATgcagaaag ATAAAAATGTGGAAAGAATTAGTTTTCCTCGCAGCAATAATCTCAGTTGTGTATTGTCAATTGTGTGGAGATATTTGTAGCCGCAGTAAATGTCAAAAGCCTGTCtgtgaagaaggaaaagtaataaaagaaaaaggtgGCTATTGCGGCTGCTGTGACGTTTGTGTACCAG aaaGCAAAGAAAACTGTATACCGATCGTTATCCTGGGACTTCCTCagtgcatttatataaatagacAGACAACCACACCCAATCCAGTACACACCAGGTTGAAAAGACAAAAACCTTTTTGTCCTGGTTCACAGTTTGGAGCCATTTGCAGAATAGATTAA
- the LOC107438468 gene encoding uncharacterized protein isoform X1, with translation MCHKCRKIKMWKELVFLAAIISVVYCQLCGDICSRSKCQKPVCEEGKVIKEKGGYCGCCDVCVPENKENCITIVFMGLPECIYINKQTTTPKPVHTRLKRQKSFCPGSQPGAICRID, from the exons ATGTGTCATAAATgcagaaag ATAAAAATGTGGAAAGAATTAGTTTTCCTCGCAGCAATAATCTCAGTTGTGTATTGTCAATTGTGTGGAGATATTTGTAGCCGCAGTAAATGTCAAAAGCCTGTCtgtgaagaaggaaaagtaataaaagaaaaaggtgGCTATTGCGGCTGCTGTGACGTTTGTGTACCAG aaaataaagaaaactgtaTCACGATAGTTTTCATGGGACTTCCCGAGtgcatttacataaataaacagACAACCACGCCCAAACCAGTACACACCAGGTTGAAGAGACAAAAATCTTTTTGCCCTGGATCACAGCCTGGAGCCATTTGCAGGATAGATTAG